The stretch of DNA ACGGTAACGTCCAACCCTTGATCCACAAGCTCTTCATTGATCATCGCCTCGATCACGGCCCAGTCTCCCCCAGCTAAGCCCGCCCCGATCCGGGGCATGTGAACCGACGCACCTACCCGCTCAGCCTCTTTCCGCACGCGGGTGAGACCTTCACGGATCGCCTCATACCGAACTGGTGGCTGTGCCAGGTGCTGTCCCTTTCGAGCAATGTCATGCTGCCCGATCAGATTTGCAACGGTCAAGTCAGGCAGCACCTCGACAAATTGCACCTGCCCGAGAGCAAACGGCGTGGCTTCCTCTCCAGAAGCCCAAGCCTTGTATCGGCGTGCGGTCTCTGGAAAGCGTTGAGCCAAGGGGAGAACGAAGCCTCGACCCCACGCCCCGATGTCATTACAGACATGCACCAAAAGTTTTTGCCCAGCTCCCACTGGATGAACGGCGTCTCCGGAAACATAGTGAAGGGGCATATCGTCAGTCTATCCAGCATGGTTCAACCACAGAAACTGCTCTCCTCTCGCGGCAAAGCCAGGTCGGCGCAGCCCCTCCCATCAGCATCCACGCTTGAGGCAACACCCTGCCTCTCACCCGGTACCGTAGAGGTCATGGAACTGTACGCCGAACTGATGTCCGAGTACCTGAAGACGGCTCCTGATCAGGCGTGGCTGTATGCCGCCTGTGACTCCAATTACGACGGCAACGGGCAACTGATCCACTGGATGATCGAGCAGCCTGCATGTCCACAGGCCGCAGCGCTCGCCATCTTCTGGTACTCCGGTGCAGGCTACTCCGGTCAATTCCAAAGCCGAGACGACGTGCCCTCTCACGGGAAAGACACCTACGATTTTCTCCACACGATTCAAGACCGCCTGCTCTCTGGGTTTTATAAGACCACCGAAGTCGGTTTTAATCCGCGCAATGACCCGACCCCGATCGGAAGTCTGACCAAGCCCGGCCTCGACTGGACAACCCAGTACGAGGGCGGCGTCCACGTGCCAGAAGCCATGAAGCAGGCCATTCCTGGCAGCAACCTGGGCGTCTTGGATATGCCGGAAGACTGGGTCGAAGG from Deinococcus sp. QL22 encodes:
- a CDS encoding Appr-1-p processing protein, whose amino-acid sequence is MPLHYVSGDAVHPVGAGQKLLVHVCNDIGAWGRGFVLPLAQRFPETARRYKAWASGEEATPFALGQVQFVEVLPDLTVANLIGQHDIARKGQHLAQPPVRYEAIREGLTRVRKEAERVGASVHMPRIGAGLAGGDWAVIEAMINEELVDQGLDVTVYDLA
- a CDS encoding DUF4274 domain-containing protein translates to MELYAELMSEYLKTAPDQAWLYAACDSNYDGNGQLIHWMIEQPACPQAAALAIFWYSGAGYSGQFQSRDDVPSHGKDTYDFLHTIQDRLLSGFYKTTEVGFNPRNDPTPIGSLTKPGLDWTTQYEGGVHVPEAMKQAIPGSNLGVLDMPEDWVEGMPPEIYAQVEASYEEEDEDDE